Within the Bacteroidales bacterium genome, the region CCTTACTCAAACCCGTTCCAAACTTGTTAACCGTGATAATCTGAATCACCTTGCCATTAAACTCGGGATAAGCGAGATGATCATTTCTAAATTATCCCGTGACAATCATAAATCGGTTTACGGCGATACGCTAGAGGCGCTTATTGGTGCCCTGTACCTGGATAAGGGTTATGTTAAGACAAAAGAAATTGTGCTTGAAAGAATAATCCAGAGCGATATAAATATTAACCGGCTGCTTTCTACGGAGACTGATTTCAAAAGCCGGGTTATTGAGTGGGGCCAGAAGAATAAAAAGGCAATCAGTTTCACCAGTTTTGAGGAAACCGAGGAACAAAGCAATTCCCCGCTATTCATTACTCA harbors:
- the rnc gene encoding ribonuclease III, with translation MLKSLIRANRYLFPPEKSFVRQLKRILGFRPRNLKLYQLAFVHKSASHIVFNDAKLNNERLEFLGDAILDALVGEYLFRRFPDKEEGFLTQTRSKLVNRDNLNHLAIKLGISEMIISKLSRDNHKSVYGDTLEALIGALYLDKGYVKTKEIVLERIIQSDININRLLSTETDFKSRVIEWGQKNKKAISFTSFEETEEQSNSPLFITHLFVVDDVVGRGSGSSKKEAEQNAARQALQLLE